In the genome of Pseudobdellovibrionaceae bacterium, one region contains:
- the fusA gene encoding elongation factor G → MAKKWDITKVRNFGISAHIDSGKTTLSERILFYTGKIHAIHDVRGKDGVGAKMDHMELERERGITIQSAATNVQWKDHEMNLIDTPGHVDFTVEVERSLRVLDGAILVLCGVAGVQSQSFTVDRQMRRYNVPRMAFVNKLDRQGANPYRVCQALREKLGHNSVMHVLPIGLEDKHVGHVDLVTMKAYYFEGDNGLDIREAEIPADMVDDAQKYRKILIEAAADFDDDLMEKALMEEEPTEAELRAAIKKGVLALKLTPVFCGSAYKNVGVQRLLDAITYYLPNPTEVVNTGLDQDNNEASIVLQPDAEAPLVALAFKLEEGRYGQLTYMRIYQGTLKKGEFIYNMNGNKKVKVPRVVRMNSDEMIDIEEASAGDIVALFGVDCASGDTFTDGRANITMTSMFVPNSVISLSIKPKDKTQTANFAKALNKFTKEDPTFRVSRDEESNETIISGMGELHLEVYVERMAREFKCEVVTGAPQVAYRESISMPAEYDYTHKKQTGGSGQYAKVVGSIEPMDPNSEQIYEFSNNVTGGRIPKEYIPACDKGFQEQMTKGALIGFPIVGVKVNLNDGAYHDVDSSEMAFRICAMAAFREAYMKAKPQALEPIMKVEVTAPEEFQGAVMGQINQRRGMIAGTQTQEAMVTIEADVPLSEMFGYSTELRSATQGKGEFTMEFAKYAPAPRNIQEELVKEYQKRREEENK, encoded by the coding sequence ATGGCTAAAAAATGGGATATTACAAAGGTCCGAAATTTTGGGATCTCTGCACATATTGACTCGGGAAAAACAACACTATCTGAACGTATTTTGTTCTACACTGGTAAAATTCACGCCATCCATGACGTTCGTGGTAAAGACGGCGTCGGTGCAAAAATGGATCACATGGAACTTGAAAGAGAGCGTGGGATCACTATTCAATCTGCAGCGACCAACGTGCAATGGAAAGATCATGAGATGAATCTGATTGATACTCCAGGACACGTGGACTTTACTGTGGAAGTGGAAAGATCTCTTCGCGTATTAGACGGCGCGATCCTTGTACTTTGCGGTGTTGCTGGTGTGCAATCTCAGTCTTTCACTGTGGACCGTCAGATGAGACGTTACAATGTTCCCAGAATGGCTTTCGTGAACAAACTCGACAGACAGGGCGCTAACCCTTACAGAGTTTGCCAAGCCCTACGCGAAAAACTAGGTCACAACTCTGTGATGCACGTCCTTCCTATTGGACTTGAAGACAAACACGTAGGTCATGTTGATCTTGTCACTATGAAAGCCTATTACTTTGAAGGCGATAATGGCCTTGATATTCGTGAAGCAGAAATTCCAGCGGATATGGTCGATGATGCTCAAAAGTATAGAAAAATCCTTATTGAAGCTGCCGCAGATTTTGATGATGACCTTATGGAAAAGGCCTTAATGGAAGAGGAGCCTACAGAAGCGGAATTGCGCGCTGCTATTAAAAAAGGTGTTCTTGCACTTAAATTAACACCTGTATTCTGCGGTTCTGCGTACAAAAACGTAGGTGTTCAACGTCTATTAGATGCCATCACTTACTATCTTCCTAACCCTACAGAAGTTGTAAACACTGGTCTTGACCAAGATAACAACGAAGCGTCCATCGTGCTTCAACCAGATGCAGAAGCTCCACTTGTAGCTCTTGCGTTTAAACTTGAAGAAGGTCGCTACGGTCAATTGACTTACATGCGTATTTATCAAGGTACACTTAAAAAAGGCGAATTCATTTACAATATGAATGGCAACAAAAAAGTAAAAGTTCCACGTGTTGTACGCATGAACTCTGATGAGATGATTGATATCGAAGAAGCCAGCGCTGGAGACATCGTAGCTTTATTTGGTGTAGACTGCGCTTCAGGTGACACCTTCACCGATGGTCGAGCCAACATCACTATGACTTCTATGTTTGTACCTAACTCTGTAATTTCTCTTTCTATTAAACCTAAAGATAAAACACAGACAGCTAACTTTGCGAAAGCTCTTAATAAGTTCACAAAAGAAGACCCTACTTTCCGCGTAAGCCGTGATGAAGAGTCTAACGAGACGATCATTTCTGGAATGGGTGAACTTCACTTAGAAGTTTACGTAGAAAGAATGGCCAGAGAATTTAAGTGTGAAGTGGTTACAGGCGCTCCGCAAGTGGCTTACCGCGAATCTATCTCTATGCCTGCTGAATATGATTACACTCATAAAAAGCAAACTGGGGGTTCTGGTCAATACGCAAAAGTTGTGGGTAGCATTGAGCCTATGGACCCCAACTCTGAACAGATTTATGAATTTAGCAACAACGTAACAGGTGGTCGTATCCCTAAAGAATATATCCCTGCCTGTGACAAAGGTTTCCAAGAGCAAATGACTAAAGGAGCTTTAATCGGATTCCCTATCGTAGGTGTAAAAGTCAATCTTAACGACGGTGCTTACCATGATGTGGACTCTAGTGAAATGGCCTTTAGAATTTGTGCCATGGCCGCCTTCCGCGAAGCATACATGAAAGCCAAGCCTCAAGCTTTAGAGCCTATCATGAAAGTGGAAGTGACTGCTCCTGAAGAATTCCAAGGTGCGGTGATGGGTCAGATCAACCAACGTCGTGGTATGATTGCAGGAACTCAAACTCAAGAAGCTATGGTGACCATCGAAGCTGATGTGCCACTTTCTGAAATGTTTGGTTACTCCACAGAGCTACGTTCTGCCACTCAAGGTAAAGGGGAATTTACAATGGAATTTGCTAAGTATGCTCCCGCTCCAAGAAACATCCAGGAAGAGCTTGTAAAAGAATATCAAAAGAGACGTGAGGAAGAGAACAAGTAA
- a CDS encoding hemolysin family protein: protein MALLITYITITLVASFICSMLEAMLLSISPAHIALVTKENPKLGNRLYKLKDQIDRPLAAILTINTLANTMGSIGVGVQVHNIYGDGFIAAASGAMTLAILFFSEIIPKTLGATYWKKLAPIGSTVIIFFMRITYPIVLLSEVIRDLFGGQEIKSVTREEMIVTAELGADEGEINHKESLVIRNLLMLDKVKVTDIMTPKSVIFALELDSTIGDVFKEHKTIHFSRIPVYKDTSDNIEGIVLRYKLMEAYSKDEDDYTLDKFMKPVHSVPDDISVAACLDQFIKRKEHLFIVIDEYGVTEGIVTLEDVVETLLGVEIVDELDSVEDMRKYARELWEARKKGRQALAKSRLNLQQA from the coding sequence ATGGCTTTGCTAATCACTTATATTACGATCACTTTAGTAGCCTCTTTTATATGTTCCATGCTTGAAGCCATGCTGCTGTCTATAAGTCCAGCTCACATCGCTTTAGTGACTAAAGAGAATCCAAAACTTGGGAACAGGCTTTATAAATTAAAAGATCAAATTGATAGACCTTTAGCTGCAATATTGACCATCAATACGTTAGCTAACACTATGGGTTCTATTGGTGTGGGCGTGCAGGTACACAACATCTATGGGGATGGTTTTATCGCGGCAGCTTCAGGAGCGATGACCTTAGCGATCTTATTTTTTTCAGAAATTATTCCTAAAACGCTAGGCGCCACCTATTGGAAAAAGCTGGCTCCCATTGGTTCAACAGTCATTATCTTTTTTATGCGTATCACCTATCCTATTGTTTTACTGTCAGAAGTTATTCGCGATCTTTTTGGTGGACAAGAAATCAAGTCAGTCACTCGTGAAGAGATGATTGTTACTGCTGAACTAGGTGCTGACGAAGGCGAGATCAACCATAAAGAAAGTTTAGTGATCCGTAACTTGCTTATGCTAGATAAGGTTAAAGTGACGGACATCATGACACCTAAGTCTGTGATCTTTGCCCTTGAACTGGATTCAACCATTGGCGATGTTTTTAAAGAGCACAAGACCATCCACTTTTCGCGTATCCCTGTTTATAAAGACACTTCCGATAATATCGAAGGGATTGTTTTAAGATATAAACTGATGGAGGCCTATTCTAAAGACGAAGACGATTACACTTTAGATAAGTTTATGAAGCCCGTGCACAGTGTCCCCGATGACATCAGCGTGGCGGCTTGCTTAGATCAGTTCATTAAACGCAAAGAACATCTATTTATTGTTATTGATGAGTACGGAGTCACCGAAGGTATCGTAACCCTCGAAGACGTCGTTGAAACTTTACTGGGTGTTGAAATTGTGGATGAATTAGACTCTGTCGAAGACATGCGTAAATATGCCCGTGAACTTTGGGAGGCTCGCAAAAAAGGCAGGCAAGCCTTAGCAAAAAGTAGACTTAATTTACAACAGGCTTAA
- a CDS encoding divalent-cation tolerance protein CutA: protein MLVVYCVFPDLETAQHISKEAVSNKLAACANILPQIQSFYIWNEQVESTYETVVLFKTSLAKSEALQKWILEHHPYEIPCLMTFRPQDIHGAYLNWLQEALFG, encoded by the coding sequence ATGCTTGTTGTCTATTGTGTTTTTCCTGATTTAGAAACCGCACAACACATTTCCAAGGAGGCTGTCAGCAATAAGCTTGCAGCCTGTGCCAATATACTTCCTCAAATTCAAAGTTTTTATATTTGGAATGAACAAGTGGAAAGCACTTACGAAACTGTAGTTCTGTTTAAGACTTCACTAGCTAAGTCAGAAGCTTTGCAAAAATGGATATTAGAACATCATCCCTATGAGATTCCTTGTCTTATGACATTTAGGCCGCAGGATATCCATGGGGCTTATTTGAACTGGCTCCAAGAAGCCCTCTTTGGGTGA
- the pyrE gene encoding orotate phosphoribosyltransferase — MKLKKLAKKIYEVSHLTGEFTLRSGQVSNEYFDKYQFECRPEILKKIAKAMKKMIPEGTEILAGLEMGGIPLATALSFETGLPTVLVRKEAKEYGTAKLAEGPSIEGKKLCLIEDVITTGGQVAESTEDLRKLGAKVDDVLCVIYRGQNEGKEPKLESLGLNVQWLLDKKQFDEWFAPELKK; from the coding sequence ATGAAATTGAAAAAATTGGCTAAGAAGATTTATGAAGTCTCTCACCTTACGGGTGAATTTACGTTGCGCTCAGGGCAAGTTTCTAATGAGTATTTTGATAAGTATCAATTTGAATGTCGTCCTGAGATTTTAAAAAAAATTGCTAAAGCCATGAAAAAGATGATTCCTGAAGGCACTGAAATTTTAGCAGGTCTTGAAATGGGTGGAATTCCTTTAGCCACGGCTCTTTCTTTTGAAACTGGTCTTCCTACAGTGTTGGTACGCAAAGAGGCTAAAGAGTACGGCACAGCCAAACTTGCCGAAGGCCCAAGCATTGAAGGCAAAAAATTATGTTTGATCGAAGATGTGATCACCACTGGGGGACAAGTCGCTGAAAGCACCGAAGACTTACGCAAACTGGGTGCAAAAGTAGATGATGTCTTGTGTGTGATCTATCGCGGGCAAAACGAAGGCAAAGAACCTAAACTAGAATCCCTCGGGTTGAATGTGCAGTGGTTACTAGACAAAAAGCAATTCGACGAATGGTTTGCCCCTGAACTGAAAAAGTAA
- a CDS encoding class I SAM-dependent methyltransferase produces MSEIFDKYYYYSRSVQSAENDVDFFNQFYKGFRKTEALTFREDFCGGFMICCEWVKLGNKKKAIGLDLDQEPIEYGFKNYLEKLNQDQKKRVSIFEKNVLSPDLPKADIAAALNFSYFIFKEREVLKSYFKNTYDSLNKDGLFFLDCFGGPATQERNEEEVEHEGFSYYWDQDYFNPINNNAKFYIHFKLDHEKRKRERVFSYDWRMWSLPELRDLLLEVGFSDVKILWEGTDKDGDGDGIFTETQEGEECESWIAYVVGCK; encoded by the coding sequence ATGTCTGAGATTTTTGATAAATACTACTATTATTCTAGATCGGTTCAATCTGCTGAAAATGACGTGGATTTTTTTAATCAATTCTATAAAGGATTTCGAAAAACGGAAGCCCTGACTTTTCGTGAAGACTTCTGTGGTGGATTCATGATCTGTTGTGAATGGGTGAAATTAGGAAATAAAAAAAAGGCGATCGGATTGGATTTAGATCAAGAGCCTATCGAGTACGGATTTAAAAACTATTTAGAAAAATTAAATCAAGATCAAAAGAAAAGAGTTTCTATTTTTGAGAAGAACGTTTTAAGTCCAGATTTACCTAAGGCAGACATCGCAGCAGCTCTTAACTTTTCGTATTTTATTTTTAAAGAAAGAGAAGTGTTAAAGTCCTACTTTAAAAATACCTATGACAGCTTAAACAAAGATGGCTTATTTTTCTTAGACTGCTTTGGGGGACCTGCGACTCAAGAGCGCAACGAAGAAGAGGTCGAGCACGAAGGTTTTAGTTACTACTGGGATCAAGACTATTTTAACCCTATCAACAATAACGCTAAATTTTATATTCACTTCAAATTGGATCACGAGAAGCGCAAAAGAGAACGTGTTTTCAGTTACGATTGGCGCATGTGGAGCTTACCTGAACTTAGAGATCTTTTATTAGAAGTCGGATTCTCAGATGTAAAAATCCTATGGGAAGGCACAGACAAAGACGGTGATGGTGACGGCATTTTCACAGAAACCCAAGAGGGCGAAGAGTGCGAATCCTGGATCGCCTATGTTGTGGGATGTAAATAA
- a CDS encoding alpha-ketoacid dehydrogenase subunit beta — protein sequence MANMAQAIRMALHFAEENLELKDIFGQDAGPPLGGVFTCTQGLKTTWNTPLDERGIVSAAIGLGLAGQKCVAEIQFCDYIFNTIDLLKMAGNTAWSTSGKYHLPIVLRTPVGAGIRGSIYHSHSFDAWASRLAGWKVVVPSNPLDAYGLLLSAIKDPNPVMFLEPKALLRVKGEDLIPGEPHDEKTLKQMIDAPLGDRSKWKPNWPKIEEYLVPIGKAKIVKEGEAATIVSYGRTLPICVKVAKDLEAQTGQRVEVIDLRSIYPYDWDCIKTSIRKTGRVLFVNEDTEVTNFGEHLAYRATQDLFYELMARPRVLAGKNLPGIGLHPDLEEASVPYEHQIKEELNELLKEIP from the coding sequence ATGGCAAACATGGCACAAGCAATTCGTATGGCACTGCACTTTGCAGAAGAGAATTTAGAGCTGAAAGATATTTTTGGACAAGATGCGGGTCCACCTCTTGGCGGAGTCTTCACTTGCACACAAGGTTTAAAAACCACGTGGAACACGCCACTGGATGAGAGGGGGATTGTGTCTGCGGCTATTGGTTTAGGGCTTGCGGGACAAAAGTGTGTGGCTGAGATTCAGTTCTGTGATTATATTTTTAATACCATTGATCTGTTAAAAATGGCGGGCAACACCGCGTGGTCAACAAGCGGTAAGTATCATTTGCCGATTGTTCTTAGAACTCCTGTAGGTGCAGGAATTCGTGGCTCTATTTACCACAGCCATAGTTTTGATGCGTGGGCGAGTCGTCTTGCAGGATGGAAAGTGGTTGTACCTTCCAATCCTCTAGATGCCTATGGTCTATTGCTTTCTGCAATTAAAGATCCTAATCCTGTGATGTTCTTAGAACCCAAAGCTTTATTAAGAGTGAAAGGGGAAGATCTGATTCCTGGTGAACCTCACGACGAAAAGACGTTAAAGCAGATGATTGATGCTCCCCTTGGAGACCGTTCTAAGTGGAAACCCAATTGGCCAAAGATTGAAGAGTATCTGGTTCCGATTGGTAAAGCTAAAATTGTGAAAGAAGGAGAAGCCGCCACCATTGTAAGTTATGGTCGTACACTGCCTATCTGTGTGAAAGTGGCAAAGGACCTTGAGGCTCAAACAGGACAAAGAGTGGAAGTGATAGATTTACGCTCCATTTATCCTTATGATTGGGACTGTATAAAAACATCCATTCGTAAAACAGGACGAGTGCTTTTTGTGAATGAAGACACAGAAGTGACCAACTTCGGAGAACATTTGGCTTACCGTGCGACTCAGGATTTGTTCTATGAGTTGATGGCAAGACCTAGGGTGCTTGCGGGTAAAAACCTTCCTGGTATTGGTTTACATCCTGACCTTGAAGAGGCTTCGGTCCCTTATGAACATCAAATTAAAGAAGAACTTAACGAGCTATTAAAGGAAATTCCATAA
- a CDS encoding thiamine pyrophosphate-dependent dehydrogenase E1 component subunit alpha gives MAVSVSVNSSKKKKGQMQPTAKRPTNGKVKGKNTSPFGGLAEDTVKNIFTLMLKSRALEERLIKIYKAGEAFFWIGAPGEEAFGVPLGLLTEKGQGVNYDYLHLHYRGTPTLVAMGMPMIDSIRLIMNKVTDPNTGGRNFSNHYCIPEWNVVPVTSPIEVQYGFAIGTAIAQKRAKGKKGISIVTGGDAGTAEGDFASCLIWASRPQAELPILITVQNNKWGISTSYDTQHGEQTIADRGKAFGIRTRVINGNDPIETYLALQEEMEYIRKERKPVLLEAYVSRLYGHSSASGANFIEGEEDCLISFADKLVAEGLYTRKEIEDMKKGFDEEARMAMEQVRKEPAPTADSIWDHTYAQGENADWRNF, from the coding sequence ATGGCTGTTTCAGTCTCAGTAAATTCTTCTAAAAAGAAGAAAGGGCAAATGCAACCTACTGCAAAAAGGCCCACGAACGGAAAGGTCAAAGGCAAAAACACATCGCCTTTTGGAGGCTTAGCCGAGGATACGGTTAAGAACATCTTTACGTTAATGCTAAAATCTCGAGCTTTAGAAGAGCGTTTAATCAAAATTTATAAAGCGGGTGAAGCTTTCTTTTGGATTGGAGCACCTGGTGAAGAGGCCTTTGGTGTGCCACTGGGTCTACTTACAGAAAAGGGCCAGGGCGTAAACTATGATTATTTGCATCTGCACTATCGTGGAACTCCCACATTAGTGGCTATGGGCATGCCCATGATTGATTCGATTCGTCTGATCATGAACAAAGTGACTGATCCTAATACAGGCGGCAGAAACTTTAGTAACCACTATTGCATTCCTGAATGGAACGTTGTGCCTGTGACTTCGCCCATTGAGGTGCAATACGGGTTTGCGATAGGCACAGCCATCGCACAGAAAAGAGCAAAAGGTAAAAAAGGTATCAGTATCGTCACAGGTGGTGACGCAGGCACTGCAGAAGGGGATTTTGCCAGTTGTTTGATCTGGGCTAGTCGTCCTCAAGCCGAACTTCCTATTTTGATTACAGTTCAAAATAACAAATGGGGTATATCCACCTCTTATGACACTCAACATGGTGAACAGACGATTGCCGATCGTGGTAAGGCCTTTGGCATTCGTACACGAGTGATCAACGGCAATGACCCTATTGAAACTTATTTAGCTCTGCAAGAAGAGATGGAGTACATCCGTAAGGAAAGAAAACCCGTTCTTCTTGAGGCCTATGTGTCTCGACTTTATGGTCACTCCTCGGCTTCTGGAGCCAATTTTATTGAGGGCGAAGAGGACTGCCTTATTTCTTTTGCTGACAAGTTAGTGGCTGAAGGTCTTTACACTCGCAAAGAGATTGAAGATATGAAAAAAGGTTTTGATGAAGAGGCCCGTATGGCGATGGAACAGGTCAGAAAAGAGCCAGCACCTACGGCGGATTCCATTTGGGATCACACCTATGCTCAAGGTGAGAATGCAGATTGGAGGAACTTCTAA
- a CDS encoding S41 family peptidase, which yields MIKILLPLLLTFGMTSYAQAQQGLACKHVPIIQKGFLSQHINYNDYNETLEKRLVDQYIKRLDPSKLYLTAGDAKEISTLMKGILKRTQTNDCSPIMKSYEIYSKRVLQRADFVKSFLGDKYKFNKNVKINLDSDKRKRFSSVDKINNFHKDYIHFQVSNYLASDMTLDEAKSKVLKSYERVTKKLSGLSEEDKLSDYLDSFARSLDPHSSYFSRDAMDNFRISMELSLEGIGATLKSEDGFTVVESLIEGGAAAKSGEVQPKDKIIAVSQGEGKPMEDVIDMDLSDVVKKIRGKKDTPVHLTILRKDGDAAKRVVVKLKRSKINLEDEAASITYHKRTIGNEEKLIGLINLPSFYSDGKRNGVSAAADVAKLLDEANAKGVEGIVLDLSSNGGGSLDDAVKISGLFFKEGNVVKQSTSDPARPPTVLADINPKVNYSGPLVVLVSRVSASASEIVSGVLQDYKRAVVVGGDHTFGKGTIQSVVPLASIGALKVTVGMFFTAGGYSTQHRGVISDIAFPSVLATDDIGEKTYDYSLPPKRIDSFVSSSAFVNKGSSQWTILDKKTIAQLKTASDKRIAANDKFAEVLKDLEKNQKRGKVIDLAEVMKEKEEDKKDDKNKDKVLTKEEKLKKYTERAEVQEAINVATDLAALQKKIPLTMVPSSAPQASATSTDAKAVKN from the coding sequence ATGATCAAAATACTACTTCCATTGCTACTGACATTTGGAATGACCAGTTATGCACAAGCTCAACAGGGACTGGCTTGTAAACATGTTCCTATCATCCAAAAGGGATTTTTGAGTCAGCATATTAACTACAACGATTATAATGAAACGTTGGAAAAAAGACTGGTGGATCAATACATTAAGCGTTTGGACCCATCAAAATTATATCTGACTGCGGGCGATGCCAAAGAGATTTCCACTTTGATGAAGGGAATTTTAAAACGCACTCAAACTAACGACTGTTCACCGATTATGAAGTCCTATGAAATTTACAGCAAAAGGGTGCTTCAACGAGCAGACTTTGTGAAATCCTTTTTGGGTGACAAGTATAAGTTCAATAAAAACGTAAAGATCAACTTAGATTCTGACAAGCGTAAACGCTTTTCTTCGGTGGATAAGATCAACAATTTCCATAAAGACTATATCCACTTTCAAGTCTCTAACTATTTAGCTTCAGATATGACACTAGATGAAGCCAAATCAAAGGTGCTTAAGAGTTACGAAAGAGTCACTAAGAAACTTTCTGGTTTAAGCGAAGAAGATAAATTGAGTGATTATCTGGATTCTTTTGCAAGAAGTTTGGATCCTCATTCCAGCTACTTCTCTCGCGATGCGATGGACAACTTTAGAATTTCTATGGAACTGTCTTTAGAGGGCATTGGTGCCACTTTAAAAAGTGAAGATGGGTTCACAGTTGTAGAAAGTCTGATTGAAGGTGGAGCGGCCGCTAAGAGTGGTGAAGTTCAACCTAAAGACAAGATCATTGCGGTCAGCCAAGGTGAAGGTAAACCTATGGAAGACGTGATTGATATGGATTTAAGTGATGTGGTCAAAAAGATCAGAGGTAAAAAAGACACTCCTGTGCATCTGACGATCTTAAGAAAAGATGGAGATGCGGCAAAAAGAGTTGTGGTTAAACTAAAAAGATCAAAGATCAATCTAGAAGACGAAGCTGCTTCGATCACTTATCACAAGAGAACCATTGGCAACGAAGAAAAACTGATTGGTTTGATCAATTTACCTTCATTTTATTCTGATGGAAAACGTAATGGTGTTTCTGCAGCAGCCGATGTGGCTAAACTTTTAGATGAAGCCAATGCCAAAGGTGTGGAAGGGATTGTGTTAGACCTTTCTAGTAATGGTGGTGGAAGTTTAGACGATGCCGTTAAAATTTCAGGTTTATTTTTTAAAGAAGGAAATGTGGTGAAGCAGTCTACAAGTGATCCTGCTCGTCCACCGACCGTGTTAGCTGATATCAACCCTAAGGTGAACTATTCTGGTCCACTAGTTGTGCTTGTGAGTCGTGTGAGCGCCTCTGCTTCTGAGATTGTTTCAGGTGTCTTACAAGACTATAAGAGAGCTGTAGTTGTGGGTGGCGATCATACTTTTGGTAAAGGGACTATCCAATCTGTAGTTCCACTCGCTTCTATTGGTGCACTTAAGGTGACTGTGGGAATGTTCTTCACGGCGGGTGGATACTCTACCCAACATCGTGGTGTGATCTCTGACATTGCTTTCCCTAGTGTGCTAGCTACTGATGACATTGGTGAGAAGACCTACGATTATTCTTTACCGCCAAAGCGTATTGACTCATTTGTATCGTCTTCTGCTTTTGTGAACAAAGGGTCATCACAATGGACTATTTTGGATAAAAAGACGATTGCGCAGTTAAAGACAGCATCAGACAAGCGTATTGCGGCTAATGATAAGTTTGCTGAAGTTCTTAAAGACTTAGAAAAGAATCAAAAGCGTGGCAAAGTGATTGATCTGGCTGAAGTGATGAAAGAAAAAGAAGAGGACAAAAAAGACGACAAAAATAAAGATAAGGTCCTCACGAAAGAAGAGAAGCTTAAAAAGTATACAGAGCGTGCTGAGGTTCAAGAAGCCATCAATGTGGCCACGGACCTTGCGGCTTTACAAAAAAAGATCCCCTTAACTATGGTACCCAGTAGTGCTCCCCAAGCCAGTGCCACAAGTACGGATGCAAAGGCTGTGAAAAACTAG